One Psychrobacillus glaciei genomic region harbors:
- a CDS encoding DMT family transporter — protein MKGIFFALLGGAFITLQGVANARISQDIGTWQTAAITQFTGFVLALFIVLFVRDGKWQMLKQVKPLYLTGGAMAAVIIFSNITAIHQIGVTLTISAVLIAQLSLTFVIDINGWFGVGKQQMKLPQFIGMGMMVAGVVMLGL, from the coding sequence ATGAAAGGGATCTTTTTCGCGTTATTAGGTGGTGCATTTATTACTTTGCAAGGTGTTGCTAATGCCCGAATTAGTCAAGATATTGGTACGTGGCAGACGGCAGCGATTACACAATTTACTGGGTTTGTGTTAGCTTTGTTCATCGTGTTGTTCGTACGTGATGGCAAATGGCAAATGTTAAAGCAAGTGAAACCGTTATATTTAACTGGTGGGGCCATGGCTGCAGTTATTATTTTTAGTAATATTACAGCTATTCATCAAATTGGCGTTACGCTTACTATATCTGCAGTTTTAATTGCCCAATTAAGTTTGACGTTTGTCATTGATATTAATGGTTGGTTTGGTGTAGGTAAGCAGCAGATGAAATTACCTCAGTTTATTGGTATGGGAATGATGGTAGCTGGTGTTGTGATGTTAGGACTTTGA
- a CDS encoding Crp/Fnr family transcriptional regulator: protein MKQMKDREQLNYYLYSHQIASVFNEELMPYLSLYNFDQGEIICEQGEPQSHLYILVKGKIKIFMTSSEGHKLIIAFKSPLEIVGDIEFIQNIELINTVEAVTPVCMIGIHYDWLKKYGMDYPPLLQFLLKVITRKFRIKDNSFSFNMMYPVEVRLASYLMSISFDESNTNFKGRLPIKDLKDAAGLIGTSYRHLNRVINQLCADGLIERNKEFINVKDRDGLSVLANHNIYE from the coding sequence ATGAAGCAAATGAAAGATCGTGAGCAACTCAATTATTATTTATATTCTCATCAAATAGCATCTGTATTTAACGAAGAGTTAATGCCCTACTTGTCGTTATATAATTTTGATCAAGGAGAAATTATTTGTGAACAGGGAGAACCCCAGAGTCATCTATATATCCTTGTGAAAGGGAAGATAAAAATTTTTATGACCTCTTCCGAAGGGCATAAGCTAATTATTGCTTTTAAATCCCCGCTTGAAATAGTGGGGGATATTGAATTCATACAAAATATTGAGTTGATCAATACGGTTGAAGCTGTCACGCCAGTTTGTATGATTGGGATCCATTACGATTGGTTAAAAAAGTATGGAATGGACTATCCTCCTCTCCTGCAATTTTTACTTAAGGTCATTACAAGGAAATTTCGTATTAAGGATAATTCTTTTAGTTTTAACATGATGTATCCAGTAGAGGTACGTTTAGCAAGTTATTTAATGTCCATATCTTTTGATGAATCGAATACTAATTTTAAAGGTCGGCTCCCTATAAAAGATTTGAAAGATGCAGCTGGTCTTATCGGAACTAGCTATCGACATCTAAATCGAGTCATTAATCAGTTATGCGCAGATGGATTAATTGAACGTAATAAAGAGTTTATCAACGTAAAAGATCGCGATGGGTTAAGTGTTCTTGCTAACCACAATATTTATGAATGA
- a CDS encoding DMT family transporter: MFVGLVIALIGGFFLSLQNIFNTKVNEKTGSWTATTLILGMGFFASLLIGFIIEGERMWMLDNMKNWYWFSGIIGVGVVICVIQSIKLLGPTYAIAIVLTSQLCFALLWDSLGWLGLEKIPFTFQQLLGVLIIIGGIILFKLGGKEVVAEN; this comes from the coding sequence ATGTTTGTAGGATTAGTAATAGCACTAATTGGAGGCTTTTTCTTAAGCTTGCAAAATATATTTAATACCAAAGTGAATGAAAAAACGGGTTCTTGGACAGCGACAACCTTGATATTAGGAATGGGGTTTTTTGCTTCGCTTCTCATTGGTTTCATTATAGAAGGTGAACGTATGTGGATGTTGGATAATATGAAAAATTGGTATTGGTTTAGTGGGATTATTGGAGTGGGTGTCGTAATCTGCGTGATTCAAAGTATCAAATTACTTGGTCCAACATATGCGATTGCCATTGTACTTACATCGCAGCTTTGCTTTGCACTACTCTGGGATTCATTAGGCTGGTTAGGGTTAGAAAAAATACCTTTTACGTTTCAACAGTTATTAGGAGTATTGATTATTATCGGTGGAATAATCCTTTTTAAACTCGGTGGTAAAGAAGTAGTAGCGGAGAACTAA
- a CDS encoding SIMPL domain-containing protein gives MYYSNVHHPSLPPMRVITVTGNGKISVQPNYVQIQIEVITEGKDVSIAQQENANIMNRVIQSILALSIPKEDIQTAAYNVFPNYDYIEGKQVLRGYEVTNAINVKLKDTSQIGTVIDTAVQNGANRISGIQFKMENADSSYQQALRLALQNAQMKAKTIADTMKLPLHPQPIEIVEVNEAAGPVLFKSVAMSESANTPIEQGQITISAAVRVKFQY, from the coding sequence ATGTATTATTCAAACGTTCATCATCCTTCATTACCTCCTATGCGAGTTATTACGGTGACTGGAAATGGCAAGATTTCCGTTCAACCAAACTATGTTCAAATTCAAATAGAAGTGATTACGGAGGGTAAAGATGTTAGTATAGCTCAGCAGGAAAATGCAAACATCATGAATCGCGTAATCCAATCCATTTTGGCACTTAGTATTCCAAAAGAGGATATACAAACTGCAGCATATAATGTATTTCCAAACTATGACTATATAGAAGGAAAACAAGTCTTGCGCGGATATGAAGTAACAAATGCGATTAATGTAAAACTAAAAGATACTAGTCAAATTGGAACTGTCATTGATACAGCCGTACAAAATGGTGCAAATCGCATTTCAGGTATTCAGTTTAAAATGGAAAATGCCGATTCTTCTTATCAACAAGCTCTTCGTTTAGCCCTTCAAAATGCACAAATGAAAGCAAAAACAATCGCTGATACTATGAAATTACCATTACATCCACAACCGATAGAAATTGTAGAAGTGAATGAGGCGGCGGGCCCTGTACTATTTAAATCAGTTGCCATGTCTGAATCAGCAAATACGCCAATTGAACAAGGACAAATAACAATTAGTGCAGCTGTTCGGGTTAAATTTCAATACTAA
- a CDS encoding glycosyl hydrolase family 18 protein translates to MFIYVVKMGDSLFSIATKFQVTMDSIRITNGLKTDSLVPGQDLLIPTNMYTVQPGDSLYSISQMSFISVETLRLINGLHSDTLAVGTMLYLPPRTKYDALNLSYILPSTPTKNKNMIQSAAPINTFFGVFEYHILADGSLSSLDDRQLIRVARENKVAPLAVITNLTSTGFNADLANQVLSSPQAKARLIKNIYNLIKNKNYAGVNIDFEMLLEGQRDLYTSFLHSLREKLKPEGYYTSVAIPAKMNDKLPYLKAYDYGGIAAAVDLVVIMAYDFHEATSLPGPISPIKEVRQTIEYALKHMKASKIILGVQRYGYDWKMHDNTVIDAHAVSVSMAIETAMKHQVPIQYSKEDQQPFFQYRDDAGQKHIVWFEDSRARAQKLKLVTDYHLKGIGEWQLGFKFAQSYLLVNEFLKTHKVL, encoded by the coding sequence ATGTTTATTTATGTTGTAAAAATGGGGGATTCCTTATTCTCGATTGCAACAAAATTTCAGGTAACCATGGATAGCATACGTATAACGAATGGTTTAAAAACGGATAGCTTGGTACCAGGACAAGATTTACTTATTCCGACAAATATGTATACAGTTCAACCAGGGGACTCGCTCTATTCTATTTCCCAAATGAGCTTTATTTCTGTCGAAACCTTACGTCTTATAAATGGCCTACACTCAGATACGTTAGCGGTTGGCACAATGTTATATTTACCTCCAAGAACTAAATATGATGCATTAAATCTTAGCTATATATTGCCCTCAACACCTACCAAAAACAAAAATATGATTCAGAGTGCAGCTCCTATCAATACTTTTTTCGGGGTTTTTGAATACCACATTCTTGCTGATGGAAGTTTGAGCTCTTTGGACGATCGACAACTTATTCGGGTAGCAAGAGAGAATAAGGTTGCACCACTTGCGGTAATTACTAATCTGACATCAACAGGATTTAATGCCGACTTGGCAAATCAAGTATTAAGCTCCCCCCAAGCTAAAGCTCGTTTAATTAAAAACATCTACAATTTAATCAAGAACAAAAACTATGCCGGTGTAAATATTGATTTTGAAATGCTTCTAGAAGGACAAAGAGATTTATATACTAGTTTTCTACATTCGTTAAGAGAAAAGTTGAAGCCGGAAGGATATTATACTTCCGTCGCTATTCCAGCTAAGATGAATGACAAACTTCCTTATTTGAAGGCTTATGATTATGGAGGAATCGCCGCCGCTGTTGATTTAGTCGTTATTATGGCCTATGATTTTCACGAAGCAACCAGTTTGCCAGGTCCCATCTCCCCCATAAAGGAAGTAAGACAGACAATTGAGTATGCTCTTAAGCATATGAAAGCAAGTAAAATTATTCTAGGGGTACAACGTTACGGTTATGATTGGAAAATGCATGATAATACCGTGATCGATGCCCATGCCGTTTCAGTTTCTATGGCAATTGAAACAGCTATGAAACATCAAGTACCGATCCAATATTCCAAAGAAGACCAACAACCTTTTTTTCAGTATAGAGATGATGCTGGTCAGAAGCATATTGTGTGGTTTGAAGATTCAAGAGCCCGAGCTCAGAAACTCAAGTTGGTCACTGACTATCATTTAAAAGGAATCGGAGAATGGCAATTAGGGTTCAAGTTTGCCCAGTCTTATCTATTAGTAAACGAGTTTTTAAAAACCCATAAAGTACTCTGA
- a CDS encoding ornithine cyclodeaminase family protein — protein sequence MLFINQDEVSTLLSMKSCMKVMESTLIDLAQGKATQVLRSVLAIDDENVLGQMPGYLKKNGVLGTKVITVFPNNHKHGLPSHQGVVLLFNAKNGELMAVVDGSEITAIRTAAVSALATDKLSRVNSKILCLLGTGTQAKTHLEAMLTVRPIELVKIWSRNIRNANQFKEEMQQKFKVSIILCDTAEEAALDADIICTVTSSTEPILKATWVKAGAHVNAVGACKPNDRELDSELVRTSKLYVDSIESTQNESGDYLIPLKEGVIEQNHIIGEIGRLLIYKNTSRTSETDITIFKSLGLAIEDIAAANFIYEEIVRKFND from the coding sequence TTGTTGTTCATTAACCAAGATGAAGTAAGTACTTTACTATCAATGAAATCATGTATGAAAGTTATGGAAAGTACTTTGATAGATTTAGCTCAAGGGAAGGCAACTCAAGTATTGCGTTCCGTTTTAGCGATAGATGATGAAAATGTATTAGGGCAGATGCCAGGTTATTTAAAGAAGAATGGAGTGCTCGGAACGAAAGTAATTACGGTCTTTCCTAATAATCATAAGCATGGTCTACCATCGCATCAAGGAGTTGTATTACTTTTTAACGCTAAGAATGGAGAATTAATGGCAGTTGTTGATGGTTCGGAAATAACTGCAATCCGAACCGCAGCAGTTAGTGCGCTTGCAACTGACAAGCTATCTAGAGTAAATTCAAAAATATTATGTCTTTTAGGAACAGGGACGCAAGCAAAAACCCATTTAGAAGCTATGTTAACAGTTAGGCCAATTGAATTAGTGAAAATTTGGAGTCGTAATATTCGAAATGCGAACCAATTTAAAGAGGAGATGCAACAGAAATTTAAGGTGTCAATAATCCTCTGTGATACAGCTGAAGAGGCCGCATTAGATGCAGACATTATCTGTACAGTTACCTCCTCAACAGAACCAATTTTAAAAGCGACCTGGGTTAAAGCAGGTGCCCATGTGAATGCAGTTGGAGCATGTAAGCCAAATGATAGAGAACTAGATTCAGAACTTGTGAGAACGTCTAAACTTTACGTCGACAGTATAGAATCTACCCAAAATGAGTCAGGAGATTATTTAATCCCATTAAAAGAAGGTGTCATTGAGCAAAATCATATTATAGGGGAAATTGGTAGGTTATTAATTTATAAAAATACAAGCAGGACATCGGAAACAGATATAACGATTTTTAAGTCGCTAGGATTAGCGATTGAGGATATTGCTGCAGCTAATTTCATTTATGAAGAGATTGTGAGGAAATTCAATGATTAA
- a CDS encoding dipeptidase → MINFQKGLFDFRLTKEQEERAKNLHNASIIIDLLFQGPLSPLAISDEISEVLKEKCEPFQDDPMAYSGMPRKIIAKMSANNEIPAFEEEWYQSGITAANRQISLSDRESIISSMAEVQMQFDKLPWLTKVLTTDDIKRAKENNVKAGIVTAQETEGLGTNLELLDAMHDFGLRVLQLTYNTQNYIGAGCAERSNAGLTNFGVKFVARLNELGIVVDTGHCGKQTTLDACKYSTKPVIASHTGVENIFNHMRCKSDEEIIEIAKTGGVIGVFAMPWFVHDDPNATTINHVLDHIDYIVNLVGVDHVGIGTDWPMSDVTWSLVYFKEKIAPLLGFKKGDGPSTETVTGLEKYSYFINFTRGLVGRGYTDEDIQKIIGGNWLRVFEEVWGNGYE, encoded by the coding sequence ATGATTAATTTTCAAAAAGGGCTATTCGATTTTCGATTAACAAAAGAACAGGAAGAAAGAGCAAAGAACTTACATAACGCTAGCATTATTATCGATCTGCTATTTCAAGGTCCGTTATCGCCGCTAGCCATTTCGGATGAGATTTCGGAGGTATTAAAAGAGAAATGTGAACCGTTTCAAGATGACCCTATGGCTTATAGTGGTATGCCAAGAAAGATTATTGCAAAAATGTCAGCAAATAATGAAATTCCAGCATTTGAAGAAGAGTGGTACCAATCGGGAATCACCGCTGCAAATAGACAAATAAGCTTATCAGATCGTGAAAGTATTATCTCGAGTATGGCTGAAGTACAAATGCAATTTGATAAGCTACCTTGGTTAACGAAAGTTTTAACTACTGACGATATTAAGCGAGCGAAAGAAAATAATGTAAAAGCGGGAATCGTGACAGCGCAAGAAACGGAAGGACTTGGAACAAATCTTGAACTACTTGATGCAATGCATGATTTTGGATTGAGGGTGCTTCAACTAACGTATAATACACAAAATTATATAGGTGCTGGTTGTGCGGAGCGATCAAATGCGGGGCTCACCAATTTTGGAGTTAAATTCGTTGCGCGCCTAAATGAACTCGGTATTGTTGTTGACACAGGACATTGTGGAAAACAAACAACGTTAGATGCATGTAAATACTCTACAAAACCCGTCATTGCATCACATACAGGAGTAGAAAATATCTTTAACCATATGAGATGTAAAAGTGATGAAGAAATAATCGAAATCGCGAAAACTGGCGGGGTTATAGGGGTGTTTGCGATGCCGTGGTTTGTGCATGATGATCCAAATGCTACGACAATTAATCATGTATTGGATCACATTGACTACATCGTTAACTTGGTAGGTGTTGATCATGTTGGTATTGGAACGGATTGGCCTATGAGTGACGTAACTTGGTCGTTAGTTTATTTTAAAGAAAAAATTGCTCCCCTCTTAGGATTTAAAAAAGGAGATGGTCCATCAACCGAAACGGTTACCGGCTTGGAGAAGTATAGCTATTTCATTAATTTCACGAGGGGTCTAGTAGGTAGAGGTTACACGGATGAAGATATACAAAAAATAATCGGTGGAAATTGGTTACGAGTTTTCGAAGAGGTATGGGGGAACGGATATGAGTAG
- a CDS encoding CocE/NonD family hydrolase, whose amino-acid sequence MSSYLNETIFNYYCAGVYEGKIKFQDNKIMHSKVNKRQRTQLKENALAEDFQANLPIRQIHSNLEFYAEADWSGDEVLLENKDYYKQHISYNATIENKLETSQVWAFRNNTAVDVVTVNGEVIAFVCPNRYGMEILVKEGYEALTPLVVYDDPNLSKPKFGINDLGTYLIPMRDAVKLATDVYLPEGIGDIQKVPTILIRTCYDRNQKKEQLMHWVNKGYAVVNQDVRGRADSEGSLVPFYYERDDGSDTIDWIIKQDWSDGNVGMWGASYLGYVVTAASTSGHPNLKAVVNEVNVGSPFTDTVRRGGTVCSWPLLSWTLAQSVGTRTDFSIFSGEAVSVEEAVDARPIKEIPQQIIGKNSGPWDLWSEHPEYDDFWRNCTYSEKGDQVKVPMFVISGWYDGDGPGVSETWRMLTQHDVPNRKIVLGPWEHNPNRARDLKSLHFGNNSVVYDYDVNVLRWFDRYLKGIENGIDKEPRATYYVVGDNEWKQSDDWSPKESTTTNFYLSSNGNANSSNGDGSLLNKLAESAQADQFTYNPKEPFEFSGDREPDILNKHEIRNDILVYTSDVLEENIVVAGELSAEIYAASSGMDTDWVVNLSVVDETGESIHLSNYIVRAKYRNGYDAPILLEPGEIEKYNIYMQPIAYTFKKGTKIRFSITSSSKFVSFPNSNTGENPYENPKELVVVQRVYHTEEYPSHVKLPILLKEK is encoded by the coding sequence ATGAGTAGTTATTTAAATGAAACAATTTTCAATTATTATTGTGCTGGCGTGTACGAAGGGAAAATTAAATTCCAGGACAATAAGATAATGCATTCGAAAGTTAATAAACGTCAACGAACACAATTAAAAGAAAATGCATTGGCGGAAGATTTTCAAGCGAATTTACCGATTCGTCAAATCCATTCCAATTTAGAATTTTACGCAGAAGCGGATTGGTCTGGTGATGAAGTTCTTCTTGAAAATAAAGATTATTATAAGCAGCATATCTCTTATAATGCGACGATTGAAAACAAATTAGAAACATCACAAGTATGGGCTTTTCGAAATAATACAGCGGTGGATGTTGTTACTGTGAATGGAGAAGTGATCGCTTTTGTTTGCCCTAATAGATATGGTATGGAAATACTCGTGAAAGAGGGCTATGAAGCACTAACTCCTTTAGTTGTGTACGATGATCCAAATCTATCGAAACCGAAATTCGGTATTAATGATTTAGGCACTTATTTAATTCCGATGAGAGACGCAGTGAAACTGGCTACGGATGTTTATCTTCCAGAGGGAATAGGGGATATACAGAAAGTACCGACCATTTTAATCAGAACTTGTTATGATCGAAATCAAAAGAAAGAACAATTAATGCACTGGGTCAATAAAGGCTATGCAGTTGTAAATCAAGATGTTCGTGGGCGCGCAGATTCAGAAGGAAGTTTAGTGCCGTTTTATTATGAACGCGATGATGGCAGCGATACGATTGATTGGATTATTAAGCAGGATTGGTCGGATGGAAATGTTGGAATGTGGGGAGCATCCTACTTAGGTTATGTTGTCACAGCGGCATCAACAAGTGGACATCCCAACTTGAAAGCAGTTGTTAATGAAGTAAATGTAGGTTCACCTTTTACCGATACGGTAAGAAGGGGTGGTACCGTTTGTTCTTGGCCATTGCTCAGTTGGACGTTAGCGCAATCTGTAGGAACTAGAACCGATTTTAGTATTTTCTCAGGGGAAGCAGTAAGTGTGGAGGAAGCAGTTGATGCGAGACCAATAAAAGAAATTCCCCAACAAATTATTGGGAAAAACTCGGGTCCATGGGATCTTTGGAGTGAGCATCCAGAGTATGACGACTTTTGGCGGAATTGTACATATTCTGAAAAAGGGGATCAAGTAAAGGTCCCGATGTTTGTGATTTCTGGTTGGTATGATGGAGATGGTCCTGGCGTGTCAGAGACTTGGAGAATGCTAACTCAGCATGATGTACCGAACCGGAAAATAGTACTTGGGCCTTGGGAGCATAATCCAAATAGAGCACGAGATCTTAAAAGTCTACACTTCGGCAATAATTCAGTAGTCTACGATTATGACGTGAACGTGTTGAGATGGTTTGATCGATACTTAAAAGGAATAGAAAATGGTATCGATAAAGAACCAAGAGCAACGTACTATGTTGTTGGTGATAATGAATGGAAGCAATCAGATGATTGGTCTCCAAAAGAGTCTACGACGACGAATTTTTATTTATCCAGTAATGGAAATGCAAATTCGAGTAATGGAGACGGCTCTTTACTAAATAAACTGGCAGAATCTGCCCAAGCAGATCAATTTACTTATAATCCAAAAGAGCCGTTTGAGTTTAGTGGAGATAGAGAGCCTGACATACTAAATAAACATGAAATTAGAAATGATATACTTGTTTATACAAGTGATGTTCTGGAAGAAAATATTGTAGTGGCGGGTGAACTTTCTGCTGAAATTTACGCTGCAAGCTCAGGTATGGATACCGATTGGGTGGTGAATTTAAGCGTAGTGGATGAAACTGGAGAATCGATTCATCTCTCTAATTATATCGTAAGAGCAAAATATCGAAATGGTTATGATGCTCCAATACTACTTGAACCAGGTGAAATTGAAAAATACAACATCTATATGCAACCGATAGCTTATACTTTTAAGAAAGGAACTAAGATTAGGTTTTCTATCACATCTTCGAGTAAATTTGTTTCATTTCCAAATTCAAATACAGGGGAAAATCCTTATGAAAATCCAAAGGAATTGGTCGTCGTACAAAGGGTATATCATACGGAAGAATATCCAAGTCACGTGAAATTACCAATTTTGTTAAAGGAGAAGTAA
- a CDS encoding permease — protein MNSQLFLQFNTIFISILIESLPFIMLAVIVSALIQVFVTDEMLAKVIPKNRFLSVLSASALGAVFPACECGIIPIARRLMAKGVPLHAAIAFMLTGPVINPVVLFSTYVAFGNSWKMVLYRGGLSFIVAFIVGLILSFQFKEPQLKHMLTYQAASQNIPLKRKILGAFKHMVDEFFTVGKYLIVGALIAAAVQTYMKTSILTSIGHGEYSSSLVMMGLAYIMSLCSSADAFVAASFRSTFSTGALVAFLVYGAKFDIKNTLMMLGVFKTKFVFFLFIYTTILVLLGSIIITKL, from the coding sequence ATGAATAGTCAATTATTTTTACAGTTTAATACTATTTTTATTAGTATTTTAATAGAATCGTTACCCTTTATCATGTTAGCGGTAATTGTCTCAGCTTTAATACAAGTATTTGTGACAGATGAAATGCTTGCAAAAGTTATTCCCAAAAATCGGTTTCTATCGGTGCTCTCTGCAAGTGCGCTCGGTGCGGTTTTTCCAGCTTGTGAATGTGGAATTATTCCGATTGCACGAAGGTTAATGGCGAAAGGGGTTCCGCTCCATGCAGCAATTGCGTTCATGTTAACTGGACCAGTCATAAACCCAGTCGTGCTTTTCTCCACATATGTAGCTTTCGGGAACAGTTGGAAAATGGTCTTGTATCGTGGCGGACTATCGTTTATCGTTGCATTTATTGTCGGCTTAATACTTTCTTTTCAATTTAAGGAGCCTCAGTTAAAGCATATGTTAACGTACCAAGCTGCATCGCAAAATATCCCACTTAAAAGAAAAATATTAGGTGCTTTCAAACATATGGTAGATGAATTTTTTACCGTAGGAAAATACTTAATAGTAGGAGCATTAATAGCGGCTGCAGTACAAACGTATATGAAAACATCTATTTTAACTTCCATCGGACACGGAGAATATTCTTCTTCACTTGTCATGATGGGCTTGGCATACATTATGTCCCTATGTTCATCTGCGGATGCATTTGTTGCTGCTTCCTTTAGAAGTACATTTTCGACTGGAGCATTAGTGGCCTTTTTAGTATACGGTGCGAAGTTTGATATTAAGAACACATTAATGATGCTAGGGGTATTTAAAACAAAGTTCGTTTTTTTCTTATTTATCTATACAACCATTTTAGTTTTGCTAGGATCAATAATTATTACAAAATTGTAA
- a CDS encoding TIGR03943 family putative permease subunit encodes MLRCWILLGFSFLFLHLHASGNISKYINLKYSTFSFLAIFIFFFFMLIQMYFTLREGKNEDDLDPICDCGIDHSLERKKWKVWISYPIFLFPILTALFLPVATLDSNIVAAKGFNFEVYNGKDEYGVHQFLEPDSSVFYGEGGYDEINEEALSKYENKDNVILDDKDYLYGMETIYKNPGYFTGKTIGFRGFTYVDKETGDVFLFRFGIIHCVADSGVFGMLLELPKDTTFQNDEWIDVEGTMDTLYYQPFKKTIPILKVDKIKKITEPEEPYVYRSN; translated from the coding sequence ATGCTTCGTTGCTGGATTTTACTAGGATTTTCGTTTCTCTTTTTACATTTACATGCATCTGGAAATATATCGAAATACATTAACTTAAAATATTCCACGTTTTCTTTTCTCGCTATTTTCATCTTCTTTTTCTTTATGCTCATTCAAATGTATTTTACTTTGAGAGAGGGTAAAAATGAGGATGATTTGGACCCTATATGTGATTGTGGAATAGATCATTCCTTAGAGAGAAAGAAGTGGAAAGTGTGGATTAGTTACCCCATATTCCTGTTTCCTATTTTGACTGCATTGTTTCTTCCCGTTGCGACCCTGGATTCAAATATTGTTGCAGCAAAGGGATTTAACTTTGAAGTTTATAACGGTAAGGATGAGTACGGTGTCCATCAATTCCTTGAACCAGATAGTAGCGTGTTTTACGGTGAAGGGGGATATGATGAGATAAATGAAGAAGCACTAAGTAAGTACGAAAACAAAGACAATGTGATTTTAGATGATAAAGATTATCTATATGGGATGGAGACAATATACAAAAATCCTGGATACTTTACTGGTAAAACAATTGGTTTCAGAGGGTTTACTTACGTAGATAAGGAAACTGGAGATGTATTTTTGTTCCGGTTTGGCATCATACACTGTGTTGCAGATTCAGGAGTATTTGGGATGCTATTAGAACTTCCAAAAGATACAACATTCCAAAACGATGAATGGATTGACGTGGAAGGTACGATGGATACGTTGTACTACCAACCATTTAAAAAGACAATTCCTATATTAAAGGTAGACAAGATCAAGAAAATAACCGAACCGGAAGAACCATACGTTTATAGAAGCAATTAG